A DNA window from Primulina tabacum isolate GXHZ01 chromosome 12, ASM2559414v2, whole genome shotgun sequence contains the following coding sequences:
- the LOC142520456 gene encoding E2F transcription factor-like E2FE, with the protein MYICVVAYRSIYLFEEIHMALPEFHAAAAMDSGSKDVPYCRKQKSLGLLCANFLSLYDRDGVETIGLDDAASRLGVERRRIYDIVNVLESIGILARKAKNRYTWKGFGAIPKALEDLKKEGLKENGSAVETSCSEKTSDDEEDEMCSDMNNSSQTDKSDANSVPKCSLSNRSGENRKEKSLGLLTQNFVKLFLCTDMDMISLDDAAKLLLGDGSRNSMTTRTKVRRLYDIANVLSSMNFIEKTHHPETRKPAFIWLGLNGKPDKRNVDSLVLSESKNRFFGTDLTNATVKRFKVDGDASHFLKPHIPIQIKQENVDNEVEKTKTGGKSYQFGPFAPANVHKDGASQDEKEKQIIDWESLASTYRPQYHNQALKDLFSHYVEAWKSWYSEVAGKNHIQLKS; encoded by the exons ATGTACATCTGTGTTGTTGCTTACAGATCGATATACTTGTTTGAAGAGATTCATATGGCTTTACCTGAGTTCCATGCAGCGGCAGCCATGGATTCTGGATCTAAAGATGTTCCATATTGCCGCAAACAGAAATCTCTGGGTCTCTTGTGCGCCAA tTTCCTGAGCTTGTATGATAGAGATGGTGTCGAAACAATTGGGCTCGACGATGCAGCTTCACGACTTG GGGTGGAAAGGCGACGAATTTATGACATCGTGAACGTTCTGGAAAGCATTGGC ATCCTTGCTCGGAAGGCCAAGAATCGCTATACATGGAAAGGGTTCGGGGCAATCCCTAAGGCTCTGGAAGACCTAAAA AAAGAGGGCTTAAAGGAGAATGGCTCTGCAGTTGAAACAAGCTGCTCTGAGAAA ACTTCAGATGATGAAGAAGACGAGATGTGCTCAGATATGAACAACTCAAGTCAAACTGATAAATCAGACGCTAATTCTGTTCCTAAATGTTCTCTGTCAAACAGATCTG GTGAAAATAGAAAAGAGAAGTCTCTTGGGCTTTTGACTCAGAATTTTGTTAAGCTTTTTCTTTGCACTGAT ATGGATATGATTTCTCTTGATGATGCTGCAAAGCTACTGCTTGGGGATGGAAGCCGTAATTCAATGACTACAAGAA CAAAGGTTAGAAGGCTGTATGATATAGCTAATGTTCTATCTTCCATGAATTTTATTGAGAAG ACGCATCATCCCGAAACAAGGAAACCTGCTTTCATATGGTTGGGGCTGAATGGAAAACCTGATAAACGAAATGTGGATTCCTTGGTTTTGAGTGAGTCCAAAAACAGGTTTTTTGGAACTGACCTTACTAATGCTACTGTAAAGAGGTTCAAGGTGGATGGGGATGCATCCCATTTCCTCAAACCACATATACCAATTCAAATTAAACAAGAGAATGTCGATAATGAGGTTGAAAAGACAAAGACAGGAGGCAAGAGTTACCAGTTTGGTCCTTTTGCTCCTGCAAATGTACACAAGGACGGAGCTTCTCAAGATGAAAAGGAAAAACAGATCATAGATTGGGAAAGTCTTGCCTCGACTTATCGGCCTCAGTATCATAATCAAG CTTTGAAAGACCTGTTCTCGCACTATGTTGAAGCATGGAAATCATGGTACTCTGAAGTTGCTGGCAAGAACCATATACAACTGAAGTCCTAA